One genomic window of Plasmodium coatneyi strain Hackeri chromosome 12, complete sequence includes the following:
- a CDS encoding Glycerol kinase: MNVILSIDQSTQSTKLIFFDEELNVLHTNSLNHEQKCFKPGWYEHDPVEIINNLYTLMNDGLKALKEKHKEVVIKCIGITNQRETVIIWDKLTGKPLYNAIVWLDTRVEDIVAEFSKKYNNDYFQKKTGTYFNTYFSAFKILWLIQNNAEIKKKVEDGSAIIGNINTWLIYNLTNGNSYTDVTNASRTLLMNIKTLEWDEELCKMFGITNMSVLPEIKCNTFHFGSVKCEQVPDYAGVPITGCIGDQQSACIGQAIFDEGEAKCTYGTGVFLLINTGYKVVYSSCGLITTVCYKFNENDQAKYALEGSIGTAGSGVSWLVKNNLISHPSEASYIMENCEDTGGVVFVPAFSGLYAPRWRSDARACITGMTFNTERKHIVRSLLEGIVFQLNEIVYSLLSDMGIEMLHVLRCDGGMTKNKAFMQFNSDIINTKIEVSKYSEVTAVGAAVLAGLGVKIWKDLDSVKSLIRNSDSTFNAKMDEKNRKKKISEWDKAVERSLLQM, translated from the coding sequence ATGAACGTAATATTGAGTATAGACCAAAGCACTCAGTCCACGAAACTGATTTTTTTCGATGAAGAACTGAATGTGCTGCATACAAATAGCCTGAACCACGAGCAAAAATGTTTCAAGCCAGGGTGGTACGAACATGACCCCgtggaaataataaataatctGTACACACTGATGAATGATGGTTTGAAGGCTCTTAAGGAAAAGCACAAAGAGGTCGTCATAAAATGTATAGGAATTACAAACCAGAGGGAGACGGTAATAATATGGGATAAACTTACAGGCAAACCTTTATACAATGCCATTGTGTGGCTAGACACCCGAGTAGAAGATATCGTTGCTGAGTTTTCGAAGAAGTATAATAATGATtattttcagaaaaaaacggGAACCTATTTTAACACCTATTTTAGTgcgtttaaaattttatggCTCATTCAGAACAATGcagaaattaagaaaaaagtggaggACGGATCGGCTATCATAGGTAACATAAACACTTGGCTGATCTATAATTTGACAAATGGGAATAGTTACACAGATGTGACGAATGCATCTAGAACCCTTCTGATGAATATAAAAACGTTAGAGTGGGATGAAgaattgtgcaaaatgttTGGCATAACAAATATGTCTGTTCTTCCAGAAATAAAATGTAacactttccattttggttcggtaaaatgtgaacaagtACCAGACTATGCGGGGGTGCCAATTACTGGGTGCATTGGAGATCAACAAAGTGCATGTATAGGACAAGCTATTTTTGATGAAGGGGAAGCCAAATGTACGTACGGCACTGGtgtttttttacttattaaTACAGGGTATAAAGTGGTGTACTCTTCCTGCGGTTTAATTACAACGGTTTGTTACAAATTTAATGAAAATGATCAGGCGAAATATGCGTTAGAAGGTTCCATAGGTACGGCTGGTTCTGGTGTATCCTGGTTGGTGAAGAACAATTTAATTTCTCATCCTAGTGAAGCTAGCTATATTATGGAAAACTGTGAAGATACAGGAGGGGTCGTGTTTGTGCCAGCTTTCAGCGGTTTGTATGCCCCCAGGTGGAGATCAGATGCCAGGGCATGTATAACCGGTATGACATTCAACACAGAGAGGAAGCACATTGTTAGGTCATTGCTGGAGGGTATCGTTTTTCAGCTGAACGAAATTGTATACTCACTCCTCTCAGACATGGGCATAGAAATGCTTCATGTTTTACGGTGCGATGGAGGAATGACGAAAAATAAGGCATTCATGCAGTTCAACTCGGATATCATAAACACAAAAATAGAAGTGTCCAAATATTCAGAAGTTACTGCAGTGGGGGCTGCCGTGCTGGCTGGGCTGGGCgtgaaaatatggaaagatTTAGATTCCGTTAAAAGCTTAATACGTAATAGCGATTCTACGTTTAATGCTAAAATGGATGAAAAgaataggaagaagaaaatttcagAGTGGGACAAGGCAGTCGAGAGGTCACTCCTGCAGATGTAG
- a CDS encoding 60S ribosomal protein L17, producing the protein MVKYAKKLRDFGKCAKGAGMDLRVHFKNTYETARAIRRMKLLDAKKYLNDVIEKKRCVPFRRYNGGVGRTNQAKEFNHTQGRWPAKSCKFLLNVLDNVQANAEARNLEVSKLRLIHVMVNRARAGRRRTFKAHGRINPFMSSPCHIQVIAKEISKPAKKSLLTNAEKQKELPFKITLKKLIKLNISKKNFAKNKKKAVN; encoded by the exons ATGGTTAAGTACGCGAAGAAGTTGAGGGACTTTGGGAAAT gcGCCAAGGGGGCGGGTATGGATTTAAGGGTCCACTTTAAAAACACGTACGAAACGGCGAGGGCTATAAGGAGAATGAAATTGTTGGACGCGAAAAAGTACCTGAATGACGTCATCGAGAAGAAGAGGTGTGTGCCGTTTCGTAGGTACAACGGAGGTGTTGGAAGGACGAACCAAGCCAAGGAGTTTAACCACACGCAGGGAAGATGGCCCGCGAAATCGTGCAAGTTTCTGTTAAACGTGTTGGATAATGTTCAGGCCAATGCAGAG GCAAGAAACCTGGAAGTGAGCAAGCTGAGGCTAATCCACGTGATGGTGAACAGAGCCCGTGCAGGACGAAGAAGAACGTTTAAGGCCCACGGTCGAATCAACCCCTTCATGTCATCCCCGTGCCACATCCAAGTAATCGCAAAGGAGATTTCCAAGCCAGCGAAAAAGTCCCTCCTGACAAACGCGGAAAAGCAGAAAGAACTCCCCTTCAAAAttaccttaaaaaaattgatcaaATTAAACATTTCGAAGAAGAACTTTGcaaagaataagaagaaggCCGTAAATTAA